The Thermococcus peptonophilus genomic sequence ACTCGATTAGGCTGTCATCTTTACCCATGAGCTTCAAGATAGTCTTGACAACTTCTATGTTCCTCTTCTCCTCGCCGGCGGAGATGTTGTATATCTCCCTGGACTCCCCCCTGAGTAATACTGCTTCAATGGCTCTAACATGATCCTCCACATAGAGCCAGTCTCTCACGTTTTGACCCGTGCCGTATATCGGGATCTTAAGCCCCATGTTTGCCCTTATTATCGTCTTCGGAATGAGCTTTTCAGGGAACTGGTAGGGGCCGTAGTTGTTGGTGCACCTCGTTATGGAAGCGTTCAGGTCGTAAGTCCTCGCCCATCCAAGGACGAGGGTGTCGCTGGCGGCCTTCGTGGCCGAATAAGGGGAGGACGGCATCAATCTGTCGTTTTCAGTAAAGGAGCCCTTCAAAATGTCGCCGTAAACCTCGTCTGTGCTTATGTGAACGAACCTAATTTCAGGATTTTCTCTCCTAACGGCCTCTAAGAGAGTGTAAGTTCCAATAACGTTGCTTCTCAAAAAGTGCTCCGGGCTTGAAATGCTCCTGTCCACGTGACTCTCAGCGGCAAAGTGAACTACCCCATCAACTTTCTTAACGAGCTCGCTCACGAGTTCGTAGTCTGTTATATCTCCCTTAACGAAGGTGTACCTCTCGTTCCCTTCGATGTCTTTCAGGTTTGCCGGGTTTGAGCCGTAGCCGAGCTTGTCGAGGTTTATAACTTCCCAGTCTTTATGATTTTCCAGAATGTAGCGAATGAAGTTGCTTCCTATGAAGCCCATTCCCCCCGTTACCAACAACCTCATGGTTCCACCTCACAGTATCAGCCTGGAATTGTCGCCGATGACCAGCTTTCTGCCGAGTGGGTGGGCAGTACCGTTAATTATCTTCACTCCACGTCCTATCAGGCTCTCGACTATCCTTCCAGCGTTCCTGATTTCGCTACCCTCAAGGATTATTGAGTCCTCAATCTCTGTGTTCTCAATAACGACGTTGTCCCCAATGCTGGTGTAAGGTCCAATGTAGGCGTTTTTGATCCTGCAGTTCTTCCCTATAACGACCGGTCCCTTGATTACGGTGTTCTCGTCAATCTCAGTCCCTTCATCGATTACAACCCTCCCATGGATTCTGGCCTTCGTATTGACTTTGATATCTGTCTCTATGTCATCAAGGATGAGCCGGTTGGCATCTAAAATGTCCTCGGGCTTTCCTGTGTCCTTCCACCAGCCGGTAACCTTTGTCCAGCCCACCTTATAGCCGTGGTCGATGAGCCACTGAATTGCATCTGTAATCTCAAGCTCGTTTCTCCAGGACGGCTTTATGTTCCTCACGGCCTCATGGATAACCGGCTTAAAGAAATATATGCCAACCAATGCAAGGTTGCTCGGAGGGACCTTAGGCTTCTCAATCAGGCGTTTGATGGTCTTGCCGTCTTCGCTCAGCTCGGCAACACCGAACTGTTGCGGATTTGGAACCTCCTGGAGGAGTATGCTTGCATCAAAATCGTTCTCTTCGAAGTACTTCTTGTGCCTCACTATTCCCTCACGGAGGATGTTGTCGCCGAGGTACATTACGAAGTCCTCATCGCCTAGAAAGTCCCTTGCAACGAGTATTGCATGAGCTAGGCCCTTGGGCTCCCCTTGGTAAATGAACTCGATGTTCGCGTCCCACTCCCTGCTCATGACGACTTTCTTAACCTGCTCTGCGTTGGGCCCGACTATTATCCCAATCTCGTGTATCCCGGCTTCGATTACATCTTCAATGGCGTAGAACAGCACCGGCTTGTTTGCGACGGGAATTAATTGCTTCTGTTGGGAATATGTGAGCGGCCTGAGCCTGGTGCCGTGGCCTCCGGACAGAATTAGGGCTTTCATGAGAGTCACCCAAAAAATTCTCTGGATGGCTGTGATATTAAAAGTTTTTGGAGTAAAACAGAATTTAACAACTGCACAGGATTTGGAGCTAGAATTACCCACAGGCTGATTTTCAATAGCTTCAAAACTGCACAGCAAAACTCATATATTTTGTGAGTAAGTTCTTTAAGTAGAGTATAAATCCAGAGAGGTGCGAGTGTATGGATTTCAACAAAATTTTCAGGCCCAAAGTCGCGCTTCCCCTGATAACTACCGTTGCGCTAATTTTCAGGCTAATCCCCATGAGGTTCAAGTACCTCCTCGGTTATGACCCATATTTTCACCTCGCGTACATAGAGGAGGCGTTAAAGGCGGGAAAATGGTTCAACTTCCTGACGATCGCCGGAGGTCCGTGGGGATTCCAGGTAAGGCATTTCCACCCCCTCGGTCTGTGGGCAGCACCCGCCTACGTTTACAAAACCCTGAAAATTTTTGGCATCTCCCTCTACAATGCCTTCAGGATAACGCCGGTCATCTTCGGAGTTCTGACTGTTGTGTTATTCTACCTTGCCCTCCTGAAGCTTTACGGTGAAAAGGGAGCCTTTTTTGCATCGCTCTTCCTCGCGGTTAGCTTTGGTCATGTCTTTCGCTCAATGGCGGGCTACTACCGCGGCGACAACTACATGCTCTTCTGGTACTCGGTGGCCCTCTTCGG encodes the following:
- the rfbB gene encoding dTDP-glucose 4,6-dehydratase encodes the protein MRLLVTGGMGFIGSNFIRYILENHKDWEVINLDKLGYGSNPANLKDIEGNERYTFVKGDITDYELVSELVKKVDGVVHFAAESHVDRSISSPEHFLRSNVIGTYTLLEAVRRENPEIRFVHISTDEVYGDILKGSFTENDRLMPSSPYSATKAASDTLVLGWARTYDLNASITRCTNNYGPYQFPEKLIPKTIIRANMGLKIPIYGTGQNVRDWLYVEDHVRAIEAVLLRGESREIYNISAGEEKRNIEVVKTILKLMGKDDSLIEFVEDRPGHDLRYSLDSWKITRDLKWRPKYSFEEGIKKTVEWYLENEWWWKPLVNEKVLHPTPWKLGW
- a CDS encoding glucose-1-phosphate thymidylyltransferase, whose product is MKALILSGGHGTRLRPLTYSQQKQLIPVANKPVLFYAIEDVIEAGIHEIGIIVGPNAEQVKKVVMSREWDANIEFIYQGEPKGLAHAILVARDFLGDEDFVMYLGDNILREGIVRHKKYFEENDFDASILLQEVPNPQQFGVAELSEDGKTIKRLIEKPKVPPSNLALVGIYFFKPVIHEAVRNIKPSWRNELEITDAIQWLIDHGYKVGWTKVTGWWKDTGKPEDILDANRLILDDIETDIKVNTKARIHGRVVIDEGTEIDENTVIKGPVVIGKNCRIKNAYIGPYTSIGDNVVIENTEIEDSIILEGSEIRNAGRIVESLIGRGVKIINGTAHPLGRKLVIGDNSRLIL